In Petrotoga mexicana DSM 14811, a single window of DNA contains:
- a CDS encoding aldo/keto reductase, producing the protein MNKKVLGKTGFEVSLLGLGGFHMLEISQDVVSKLMDIYLMSGGNYVETAAEYGDGESEKKISYALKGRRDQVILASKCHARDKKNARHFVERTLKNLNTDHLDILFLHHVTTEEDVDALLKKDSALDYLFQAKKDGIIRALGVSFHGLGNYALKLIKTVDLDVLMTGFNYLDIFNFPSTYQEVIPFARSKNMGIVGMKAFADGYLYRSTYDALNYALTQDLDVMVVGANSEDMLRKDIQIAENFKPLPKKSVENLYYRAPELGNYVCRQCGKCLPCPENIEIMKVFEYEGWYDRQMRDYQPHEAPDYALRERLAFWFGNQNEAKTAYSKLNKTFKDCTKCSICEERCPYDIPIIRKLKLVDYKLGEGEIF; encoded by the coding sequence ATGAATAAAAAAGTACTTGGTAAAACTGGGTTTGAGGTTTCTCTTTTAGGTTTGGGTGGGTTTCATATGTTGGAAATCTCACAGGATGTTGTTTCAAAATTAATGGATATTTATCTAATGTCGGGTGGTAATTACGTTGAGACTGCGGCTGAATACGGAGATGGCGAATCTGAAAAGAAAATTTCATACGCTTTGAAAGGTAGAAGAGATCAAGTAATTCTTGCTAGCAAATGCCATGCTCGAGATAAGAAAAATGCTCGACATTTTGTAGAAAGAACTTTAAAGAACCTAAACACCGATCATTTAGATATTTTGTTTCTCCACCATGTTACAACTGAAGAAGATGTCGACGCCTTATTGAAAAAAGATTCAGCCTTAGATTATCTGTTTCAAGCTAAAAAAGATGGGATTATAAGAGCATTGGGTGTATCTTTTCACGGCTTGGGGAATTATGCACTTAAACTGATAAAAACAGTAGACTTAGATGTTCTAATGACAGGTTTTAACTACTTGGATATATTTAATTTCCCGAGTACCTATCAAGAAGTCATTCCTTTTGCAAGATCAAAAAACATGGGAATTGTTGGCATGAAAGCTTTTGCAGATGGTTATCTTTATAGGTCTACCTACGATGCATTAAACTATGCTTTGACTCAGGATTTAGATGTAATGGTTGTAGGAGCAAACTCCGAAGACATGTTAAGAAAAGACATTCAGATAGCTGAAAATTTTAAACCTTTACCTAAAAAATCTGTAGAAAATCTGTATTATCGAGCTCCCGAACTTGGAAATTATGTATGTAGACAATGTGGTAAATGTTTGCCTTGCCCAGAAAATATAGAAATTATGAAAGTGTTTGAGTACGAGGGATGGTACGACAGACAAATGAGGGATTATCAACCTCACGAGGCCCCAGATTATGCGCTGAGAGAAAGATTGGCATTCTGGTTTGGAAACCAAAACGAAGCTAAAACCGCTTATTCTAAACTTAATAAGACCTTCAAAGATTGTACAAAATGCAGTATATGTGAAGAAAGATGTCCTTACGATATACCCATAATAAGAAAATTAAAATTAGTAGACTACAAGCTTGGAGAAGGAGAAATATTTTAA
- a CDS encoding glycosyltransferase family 4 protein: MLVIKCISSFVLSIILVPIMIRVAKKYNIVDRPDNKLKVHKAPIPYLGGVAIFLSILPFYYNDIGFIIPASILTFIGLYDDIKSVSPYVRLFAEFVVVSMAIYFVGGIIQPFQFFILVLTGIALVNGVNMVDGMDGVCAGTAIVSLLFFSLISKNYELLIFAFAIFGFLLYNLPPAKIFLGDAGSYLLGFILFYSFSFLSGRSGRGGYFISLIITGFYFTDLAYAVIRRLLSKKSPFLGDKEHIYDKIRKKYKIKPLFVALVTYIISVVFGIIGLITWDFQLIGVIIVLMLFIFLGYHFKLYKYE, translated from the coding sequence TTGTTAGTCATAAAATGTATAAGCTCTTTTGTCTTATCAATTATTTTAGTTCCCATTATGATAAGAGTTGCAAAAAAATACAATATTGTTGATAGGCCTGACAATAAGTTGAAAGTTCATAAGGCTCCCATTCCTTATTTGGGTGGTGTTGCTATTTTTCTTTCAATCTTACCCTTTTATTACAATGATATTGGTTTTATAATTCCTGCCAGTATTTTAACTTTTATTGGGCTTTACGATGATATTAAGAGCGTTTCTCCTTATGTTAGATTATTTGCAGAGTTTGTTGTAGTTTCAATGGCAATATATTTTGTTGGAGGAATTATACAACCTTTTCAGTTTTTTATTTTGGTATTAACAGGAATTGCTCTAGTTAACGGAGTGAATATGGTTGATGGAATGGATGGAGTTTGTGCTGGAACGGCAATAGTAAGTCTGTTATTCTTTTCGTTGATATCCAAAAATTACGAACTGTTAATCTTTGCTTTTGCTATTTTTGGATTTCTATTATACAATTTACCACCAGCTAAAATTTTTCTTGGCGATGCGGGTTCTTATCTTTTGGGTTTTATTTTGTTTTATTCCTTTTCTTTTCTATCCGGGAGATCTGGTAGAGGAGGTTACTTCATCTCATTAATTATCACTGGGTTTTATTTCACGGATTTGGCTTATGCTGTGATAAGACGTTTACTTAGTAAAAAATCTCCTTTTTTAGGGGACAAGGAGCATATTTATGATAAAATTCGAAAAAAATATAAAATAAAACCATTGTTTGTGGCATTAGTTACATATATTATTTCTGTTGTTTTTGGTATAATCGGCTTAATTACTTGGGATTTTCAATTAATAGGTGTTATAATTGTATTGATGTTATTTATATTTCTAGGTTATCATTTTAAGTTGTACAAATATGAGTGA
- a CDS encoding glycosyltransferase family 2 protein — protein sequence MLVCRNEEKTIENVLNSLINQTRKPDEIIVVDGQSTDNTVSIIEKLAEKSNNIKIITNKKKYTPYGLNLGIKNSKGDFVFIAGSHTEFDKKYLESCVKFLMKHPEAGAVGGVSLATPVNAKSCLQKSMAFSFSSPFGTASRHRYQVKEPREVDTVAYACYRREVFDKVGYFNDKLLRNQDIEFNYRMRKKGLKIFLLPITNKYYVPNGLLDFMKKNFSNGFWNYITLKISPYGISLRHFIPLIFVVYLFCLFLFLVLSKNTAFNIILAIPFFIYLLLDTLFSLKYAIKEKNILLLFCSFFMFLLLHISYGLGTFWSIIKSIRFTKIGKT from the coding sequence ATATTAGTTTGTAGAAATGAAGAAAAAACGATCGAAAATGTGTTAAATTCTTTAATCAATCAGACAAGAAAGCCGGATGAGATAATTGTCGTTGATGGTCAGTCGACGGATAATACCGTTAGTATAATAGAGAAACTCGCTGAAAAGAGTAATAATATAAAAATCATTACGAATAAAAAAAAATATACCCCTTACGGTTTAAATTTAGGGATCAAAAATAGTAAGGGGGATTTTGTTTTTATAGCTGGTTCCCATACGGAATTTGATAAAAAATATTTGGAATCTTGTGTGAAGTTTTTGATGAAACACCCAGAAGCGGGCGCAGTTGGAGGAGTGTCTTTGGCGACCCCCGTTAATGCTAAAAGTTGTTTACAAAAATCGATGGCTTTCTCGTTTTCTTCCCCCTTTGGTACAGCATCCAGGCATAGATATCAAGTGAAAGAGCCACGAGAAGTTGATACCGTTGCATATGCATGTTATAGAAGAGAAGTTTTTGATAAGGTTGGATATTTTAATGATAAACTTTTAAGAAATCAAGATATTGAATTTAATTATAGAATGAGAAAAAAGGGTTTAAAAATCTTTTTATTGCCAATTACAAATAAATATTATGTTCCAAATGGATTGTTGGATTTTATGAAAAAGAATTTTTCAAACGGTTTTTGGAATTACATAACTCTAAAAATATCTCCTTATGGGATTTCCCTTAGACATTTCATTCCTCTTATTTTCGTAGTGTATCTTTTTTGCTTATTCTTATTTTTGGTTCTATCAAAAAATACTGCTTTTAATATTATTTTAGCGATTCCTTTTTTCATATATTTGTTATTAGACACATTATTTTCATTAAAATATGCTATAAAAGAGAAAAATATTTTATTGTTATTTTGTAGTTTTTTTATGTTTTTACTTTTGCATATTTCATATGGTTTAGGAACATTTTGGAGTATAATAAAATCAATCCGTTTTACAAAGATCGGGAAAACATAA